The following coding sequences are from one Gossypium hirsutum isolate 1008001.06 chromosome A12, Gossypium_hirsutum_v2.1, whole genome shotgun sequence window:
- the LOC107948149 gene encoding homeobox-leucine zipper protein ATHB-7, which translates to MEDPFSGMPEITTTKKKKNNKNKRRFSDEQIRSLESMFESESRLEPRKKLQVAKDLGLQPRQVAIWFQNKRARRKSKQLERDYTMLQSNYDNLASKYESLKKEKQALAFQLQKLKDLVKKPKEENNGQCCGDQQVITMEGEAIKSDSEEQHSFSMERSEHGLGVLSDDDSTIMTSYFELEQEPTSFITMVELGPGGEDWHSFETDGLFDQSSNGYQWWDFWS; encoded by the exons ATGGAAGATCCATTTTCCGGCATGCCTGAAATTACTACgaccaagaagaagaagaacaacaAGAACAAGAGAAGGTTCAGCGACGAACAAATCCGGTCTTTAGAATCGATGTTCGAATCAGAGTCGAGGCTCGAGCCAAGGAAGAAGTTGCAGGTAGCTAAAGACTTGGGGTTACAACCAAGGCAAGTAGCTATATGGTTCCAGAACAAACGAGCAAGACGGAAATCGAAGCAACTCGAACGTGACTACACCATGTTACAATCCAATTATGATAATTTAGCTTCCAAGTACGAGAgcttaaagaaagaaaaacaagcttTAGCCTTTCAG TTGCAGAAGCTGAAGGATTTGGTAAAGAAGCCAAAAGAGGAAAATAATGGTCAATGTTGTGGAGACCAACAAGTTATAACAATGGAGGGAGAAGCTATCAAGTCCGATTCAGAGGAGCAGCACAGTTTTTCAATGGAAAGATCAGAGCATGGACTTGGGGTATTATCAGATGATGATAGTACTATAATGACAAGCTATTTTGAACTAGAACAAGAGCCTACTAGTTTTATAACCATGGTGGAACTAGGACCAGGTGGTGAAGATTGGCATAGTTTTGAGACTGATGGTCTTTTTGATCAGTCTAGTAATGGGTATCAGTGGTGGGATTTTTGGTCGTGA
- the LOC107948152 gene encoding cytochrome b5, with the protein MGSGEKVFVYEDLVKHKDRNDCWLLISGKVYNVTQFLEDHPGGDEVLLAASGKDATDDFEDVGHSDDAREQMQKYYIGEVDATTIPARRTYKAQTSTAATQQDEPGFLFKIIQFLVPLLILGFAFGLQFLGKKEKTET; encoded by the exons ATGGGTTCAGGAGAAAAGGTATTTGTTTATGAAGATCTGGTGAAGCACAAAGACAGAAATGATTGTTGGCTTTTGATCTCTGGAAAG GTGTATAATGTAACCCAATTCTTGGAGGACCATCCTGGTGGAGATGAAGTTTTGCTTGCTGCTAGTG GAAAAGATGCGACCGATGATTTCGAAGACGTAGGTCACAGTGATGATGCAAGAGAGCAGATGCAGAAGTACTATATTGGTGAGGTCGATGCCACCACCATTCCCGCACGAAGGACATACAAAGCACAGACGTCAACCGCGGCAACTCAACAAGACGAGCCTGGCTTTCTGTTTAAGATTATACAGTTCCTGGTACCCCTCTTGATCTTAGGCTTCGCATTCGGTTTACAGTTCTTGGGGAAGAAGGAAAAAACCGAAACTTAG
- the LOC107948150 gene encoding uncharacterized membrane protein At1g16860, producing MNDLSNASLTEHQTSFSCKPIPSLAFYTLLPLFFIGLFVSIFILVVVHNAAFFLSFLLLSALVASFLAWNAINWRHHNRSAFMFFLNSFPDSDLRLAREGQLVKVTGVASCGNLSLETSYERVGRCIYASTLLYEYGQFGLKPVNVKRSCFQWNLAYCERFSTDFYITDRKSGIRAMVKAGSGCKVIPLITDSKLVTTTKQCRVLSPHLTNWLRERNLCADARLLRLEEGYIQEGNTVTVTGMLHKNDDVVTIVQPPELFSTGCLWQKLLLPIDVDGLILAPGCS from the exons ATGAACGACCTGTCCAATGCATCCCTAACAGAGCACCAAACTAGTTTCAGTTGCAAACCTATACCAAGTTTAGCCTTTTACACTCTTTTACCCCTTTTCTTCATTGGTCTCTTTGTCTCCATTTTCATCCTTGTTGTGGTCCATAATGCtgctttcttcctctctttcctTTTACTCTCTGCTTTAGTTGCTTCTTTTTTAGCTTGGAATGCTATTAATTGGAGACACCATAACAGATCTGCTTTCATGTTCTTTCTTAACTCTTTCCCTGATTCTGATCTTCGACTTGCACGTGAAGGACAGCTTGTGAAGGTCACTGGG GTAGCATCATGTGGAAATCTATCTTTAGAAACTTCATATGAAAGGGTTGGCAGATGCATATATGCATCTACTCTTCTCTATGAGTATGGACAATTTGGTCTCAAACCTGTTAATGTTAAAAGATCTTGCTTTCAATGGAACCTAGCTTATTGTGag AGGTTTTCTACAGATTTCTATATAACCGATCGCAAatctggtatcagagccatggtaaAAGCCGGTTCGGGTTGTAAAGTTATCCCCTTGATCACCGACAGCAAACTCGTCACTACTACGAAACAATGTAGAGTCCTATCTCCTCACCTCACCAATTGGTTACGAGAAAGAAACCTTTGTGCAGATGCCCGTCTACTACGTCTGGAAGAAGG GTACATACAGGAAGGCAACACCGTAACTGTAACCGGAATGTTACATAAAAATGATGATGTTGTAACAATCGTTCAACCACCTGAGCTCTTCTCTACAGGATGCTTATGGCAAAAGTTACTTCTTCCTATCGATGTTGATGGTCTGATATTGGCCCCGGGGTGTTCTTAA